The Puntigrus tetrazona isolate hp1 chromosome 3, ASM1883169v1, whole genome shotgun sequence nucleotide sequence GCCCATGCTCGCAAACGCTCCAACTGCTCCAATCCTCACCTGACCCTACATTTTGACTAACGTTAACACCCACATAAAAGAGTCAACTGACAATTCAACTGCCGCCTCGAAACGCCCACACCTTCGTCTAAGAATagctgcacaaacacatatcCTCCTGGGATTAAACGGcaccttttacacacacacacacacctgaagagTAGGAGCTGCTCCAGCCAGCCACCAGGCCCAAGGTGTTTCCGCCCCACGTAGACGAGGGCTTGGTGTTGGTCAGGCCTGGAGGTGGCCGCGTGGGAGCCGTCGTGTTTCGGGGGCCTTGTGGGACTTTCCAAAGCTCGTGAGAGAGAGAAGCCTGGGTGTGCGAGATGGGCCCCGAAGACCAAGTGGACTTCATGTCAGACAGCTTTCCTGTAGATCAGAGACGTAAATGTGAGAAAAAGGGCACAGGAAACGCTAAAAGAGTATGCTAACTGACATCTCCTGTTTCTAATTCCGCACGTCCCAGAATTAGACATACAAGTGGTGAAAAGTGTTTTCACAGCAGTCACAGTCACTGAGGTGCCACCATGAGGTGTTACACTGTAAGAATTTATGTCTCACAAATAAAAGTGTGCCTTCTCAACACTTCCACCTCACAAAAATCACAGATAGGCGGTGACCATGCTGCACAAAGGGACAGTGAGTGACTAACACCACCGAGGGGATGTACAGATGAATGTAGGCTGGAAAGAGCTCTCTACGGGGGACAGGGCCACATTTGAGTCGGATGCACTAGATATACAGGAATGCGACCACCTTTTGGGGCCCCATGCTAGGTTGAACAGTAAGTAGTAAGAAAAGAGTGTGATGAGCAGGACTGAGGGCAGGAAGGGGTTTCTGGGAGTTGTACCTGTGCTGTCTGCCTCTGGGGAGGACAGACTGAAAGAGCTAGTAACTGGCCAATCGCTGGAGGGAGGCAGAGCCTCGCCCTGTGAGGAAGTTGGGGTGGAACCTACGATGTGTCCCGAACAAAGCAGGCAAGAATTCAAAGTGGAAATCAGAAAAAGAACGTATGTagaaaatacaaagaaaggaaaacaaaagaaaaaaaaacctgaggcACTCTTAGTGGTTGCATTATGTGAAAAACATTCTAAGagattctaaataaaaacagtactgCGACACGCAGTACCTTTTATTCagaatatctaaaatatttaacgAGATATGGTGTTATGGGATTTATCCAGGCTTGTGCTTCCCGTGTcatctgatttattttctttgatggGAAAAAAGAGATTTGTCCTTTTACCTCCACTCCTGTCTCTCAGCAGGTAGCGGTTCACATCCTGAATGTTGGTATTGATGGTGGGACCACTGGGAACGCTCCCTGGGGTCACATTTGGGTCAGTCTCAGGGTCAATATTCTGCAGGCCTTTCCAGGGCACTCCTGGACAAAACTCTGAgggatttcaaataaataagatCATTTTGAGACATTATctaatacacacattaaaaagtaaGATCGTCTTTGcgttatataacatttttttcaatctaGGGACTTTTTCATCAACTGAAACAgcctaaaatatttatatgaagcCTATTAagatttcaaatgaatattttaatcatttaacaacatATTTGTGTGTTCACTGTTTTCTGATGTTGGCTAATGATCAAATGACATGTAGGTAAAACAATAAAGCAtttaagcattattttatttgaattatttgatgcttttattaactgaaaatgtttttgaatgctGCCAAACTAATTTTGGAAATCCTGAACCAATCAaaggcatttattaaaaataaatattcaatatagtGCAATGACATTCAGTGACTTTATAAGTGAACATGTCCAAacaattttaaatcttttacaTCAATTTTAAAGCCTTCATAAGCCTACTAGTCCAAAGAGATTTTAGAGATGTCAGTCACCTGGAGGCCAGTTGACATTGGTCCCATTGGAGATCTTGTCATTGGTGTTCTTCCCCTGACCCCAGCTATCATGAGGTGCCAGGGGGCTGGCAGGAGTCTCAGAGCTGGGGATCAGATTGTAGGGACTGTAGGAGTCATCCAGCGGGGGCTTACTTTGGGGACCCAGACCGGGGCCTGCAGAGATGGCACCTGTATTATATTGGTGATGTAGAAAATTGTTAGAATTAGGCCTGATATTAACTACTATGCCACGTTTACAATATGTGATTATAAAAGTACCATGCTTGCTAAAGTTGGCCTCCATTGGAGAGGAGTTGCCAGAGAGGTTCTCCATGGAGTTTGGGTGTGTCCACTGTGACAGGCGTGACTGAGGCTGAGGAGAGTCCTTAATGGACAGGCCACCCACCTCCATGCAGTTTACATTCATGTTAGGGTTTAATCCAGCTACAGAGAAGCACATATGCATCAATCAGCATggataaaataagaaaataacttttacaagatttgaaacaaaaaaaaaaaattgcctagAGTACCTAGCTGATGATACATTTTAAAGCCAACtagaaataaaaactgatatttcacGTTTTACaagacttaaaagaaaaaaatcagtggCAATTCCAGGTTTACAATACGATACAATCCAATATACTTTATTGTCCCCTTAGGGGAAATTTTTCTTGGGCTAAGTGTATGctgcatgcacacatataaATAACCAAGAAATCACAACACATGAAACACAGacatacaaaacaacaaaacaaaatgagggCAAGGAATCTAGGGATTACTAGGACTGTGGGAACAGTGTAAAGAAGAATTTTTCGATCTTCACCAGCAGATCTGAACAGAAAGAATGCAACAATAGAGTGCTGGTAACTCACAAATAGGGTAGGGTGAGAAGGAGTTTGGAGAAGACTGCGGCTCTTTGGTCTGAAGGTCGGAAACAGAGAGGCTGGATGCCTGGGGATGGGCTGGAAATGTGTCCAGAGCTGATTTGCCTGCATTGGGATGCAGGCCCGGGTGTGAGGCGggtggctgctgctgctgctgtttcatCAGCAGAGCCTGAGCCAGCTGCCGCTGGTGCTGCTGGATCTGTTGCTGCATGTTATTGATTGTACGTGCAACCTGTGAAAAGACATGCGCAGAACACCTTTATAGAAGTGCAATATTAGAACTCGGTATCGAGAAGCATGAAATTTTAGTGACATCAAGGTGAGCCTAAATTGTTGGAAGGAACTGCTCACTTGCTGCTCTTGCTGTCGGATGGGGCCAGAAACACTGCGCTGTGCCTGCAACATCTGCTGCTGAATTTGTAAACGCTGGTATGCCTGCAAGATCAAAGTGACAAGCTTTCATTACAGCAAGAGCTTTCTGAgcaataataacattaatttcaGATCAATAAAATGTCAGAAGACTGGCAGTTACCAGTTGCAGCTGATAAAGTTGGTTCAACAGGGTCATATGCTGAGGGTTTATTGGTGAGGTTAAAAGTGCAGGGTTGAGACCAATGTTTTTTGCTGCAAACTGTAAAAGCTGTGCTTGAACCTGTAAGTAAACAAAATGGTCAGATTTCGTCACTCCCACATATATCATACAGAAGTCAGCATCTCAATAAGGTGCTAAACCACATGGGTCTGTTTGCGCACCTGAGGGCTGAAAAACTGAGGCACTTGAGCGCGTAGACTAGGCTGGGACGAGTTGAGAGGTGGCACTGACGGCTGGGGAGGAGGCTGCTGCTGCAGGGCCCGGGCTTGTGCTGCTCCGCTACTACCAAACACTCCACTCTGcatctacacaaacacacaaagccGCTCGTTCGGAATCAGACTTCGAGGACATGCTGAAAGCTGTCATCCCCTCATACCGTCAAGATATCAGTATCTTGACAGGAAGGCAGACAATGATTGAAGGCCCTGACATATTTCAAACTaagctttttttccttttttcatttttctttcgggggcaaaaagttaaaaaaaggcTGAACGACGGTATACTGTTTTCAAACATTCTGTCACCTCCGTGCTGCTGGAGGCAGGGTGTAGATTAAAGTAAACATGACTCATGGCACTTGCACGTAGCctataaatttgatttaaaaaaaaagggaaaggaTAATTTATTGTTTACCTTTTAAATTGAGTATggtctaatatttatttgcttccTACTTTTGCTTTCATCCTTtcatttgatgtttatctgcatTGCTTTTTGCATAACATACGTTTGGACTCAAAACAAACTTAGTTTTGGAatgattttgtttgaaattacATCATTAAAGTATAAGCAGGCCTTAAGAcaatgctgaaaaacaaaattcataTAGATCCACATACACCAACCTGTCTGTTGTTCAAGTTTTGCATCGCAACTCCAAGGCTCTGGCCAGGGAGTGCAGCACTACCCAATGGGAGCTTCAGGCTCGGAGAAGGCATAAACGGTGAGGTTTGGGCATCATCTGCTAGCCCAGTATCCTAAGGAGCAGATGATAAAATAAAGgaacaaataatacaaacaaaattcAGCACAATGTTAAGTATCCTAGATGCAGTAACTAAAATGTGATGACTTTTAACTGCGAGAAGCACATACCTTGTCCAAGAAGGGGGGGCGATCTGAGGAGGATTCTTTGGAGATGACTGAAGGCCTGCAGCCCATTGGTTTATTAACTAGGCCGTTGTTGTAGTCAGAGATTCCCATCCCCCGTTTATCTAGTTCGGTCTTCTTCTCCAACAGGGCGCCTACCacacaaataatatttgtatataatattctAGTAAAGAAGCACTGAAAAAACTGAAGATTTTGCAGGTATAACACCTACTCATGGCCTGATCCAAGTTCATGTTGTTGCTCTTAAGAGCCTCTTCTGCAGGGTCTCTCTGGACAGGCAAACAAGAACACACATTCAATTCCATTTGCATTAATCCTTATTACAAagattgattttaataatctaatctGGTGCAAACGGATAATGTACAATTAGCCAGTTAGTATCGTAAAACTAACACCAGGGACAACAGTCAAATATACGGAGGGAAAAATGCTCCTATATGAAAGATGAACAGCACTTACTGGGAAGCCCATGTCAGTCAGCTGCTTGATGAGACGATTCATTATCCAAGTGTCATCCTGTTTGTTTGGGACTTTACcctttaaagaaaaacagacaggtgAGATATCTCTGCACCATGACACCTACATTAAGGCaggttgtttatttatttttacttttggtgGGCCCTTTTTGGGTGGGTTGCCCCAGGAGCTGCAGGAGGAGTTGCTCTCTTGAGATGCAGTGCTGTTCCACATGTCACCCTCATCCTGCTCCCACTGCCCTGCAGACAGGCCCATGTCCTCTCCACCACCCCAGCCATCTTGCATAGATTTGGGGGCTATAGGACAAAATAGACACATTATTGAAAGCATCCACAGTAGAATCACTGATAAgcagttgtgtttgttttattttatttttttacaaacaatgaaaataatgtttacataCAGCGGAAATAAGTAATTTGTTCTAACAGTAAGTGTATACTCCTGTAGTGCATTATCTACATCAACAGGGGGCCCTGTTGTTACACCTTTCAAATTTGATTTACCACCTGACCAACATTGATTTCCAAAACATTCTATTgcaactgaatttatttttttaatttcaagcaactacaaatatttttatttaaattaacaaatatacattcaataaaaaaaaaaataataaaaaaaaactaactaaccAGGTTTGCAGGGGGCAGGTCCAGGAGGTCCACTGCCTCGACCATAGACCTCAGGGCCATTATCACCCCAGCTGCCACAGCCACCTGGGGGCTTGCCCCATGCTGAAGTGCCATTGTCCACACTTGCTGGAGGGGCGGCTGCCTCTCCCCATGAGGGCTCAGTTTTTGAATGGACATTTGTCATTTCGCCCCATCCTGAAATACAGCAAAActcagaaaaacagcaaaacccAGTACAAGTGCATCTTTAGTTTTCACTGCATCACAAGCTAGGCCATACACATGCCTTTTTCCTAGGTAGCATTCTGCTAGGATTTCTGTATCGCCTAAAATATCTAAGTTTTGGCTTTGTGTGAGGTCCGATCGGTGTATGACAGCGGTTCCTTACGTTTTCAAAATGCTCTCGAGGcactttgaatcaaagcaatacagaaatcctggcaaaGAAGCGTGCTAAAAAAGGCGCTTATGGtcagagaaaaataaagctataaaatGCCCTTGAAGTTGGCAAACCAAaggtttattttctattttgcttttttgtccCTATACATTTTTCCTCTCTAATAATTAGCATAATCAGTATAAAAACTGAATTgcaaagtttaattaaaaaatttaaatgaatttcaaaatgtattcactttcaaactttaaattaaaacttgtTTTCCAAAAACCAAAGTCACTTTGTAGGCTCCTCTgtcttaaaactaaataataagaAGTAATATTAAATGTCTGTTTAGTTCTTGGCACAAGGGAGATCCGAGGATGCCATGTTAAATACAGCTTTGGCAGAGGGAGTGCAAAGCTACACACAAACAGCAGAGGGCGTCGGGTTTGTTCCAAGTATCCTGCTGAGGCCTAGTGATACTCCCCACAGATGGCGACCCAACTCTAATTACACACTTCCTCCTGGCTCGTACACTATGCTGAACTACACTCGCagataaaatgtaaacactatTCTGTTGACTGATTTACAAGAACATTTCTGTTTGTTCTGCTAGCATGTTCTCTTAACATaatctgtgcatttttttttcttcacttgtATGCCTCACAGtagtataaaacattttaactagGTAAAGGTCACTCACAGTGTATGCTGAAGTAAAAAGTCGTCTTTCTTACCTGGATTCATAAGGTTTGTTCTATTGTGAGGTGGCCCTGTTTGATGTGGGCCAGCATTATCAGGGGAAATGTGATTATTGTTTGAATTAGGCCCTCCATGGCTGTGGGTCTGCATAGGAGGCTGGTTAtggtgaggatgatgatggttGTTGGGTACATTGTTGGCATTGCCAGGTCCTGGTTTGCCTTGCATCCCAGGGTTATTCTTGTCCCAGAGATTGACTGCCTTCTTGTAGCTGCTTGGATCACCCCAAGCTGAGGTACCGTCATCGATCTCCATCTTACGTCGGATAGAGTGTGGAGAGGGCTCCTCCCATCCAGTGGGCTCTCCAGTGTGGTCATGTTTAGCACCTCCACCATTTCCTCCTCCCCATCCAGAGCCACTCTGCTTTACAGAGTTAGGACCTCCCCAAGAACCCATGCTTCCACTGCCACTATTGCCATTGGTGCCCTCCTGGGGCTTGTTATTCCATCCTTGTGATGGCACACTGGAGTGTTGTGCATCTCCCCAGTTTCCTCCTGAAGCTGGCTTTCCCCATCCTCTGGAGCTCTCATTCCAGCCAGTACCTTCTCCCTCCCAGGTGGAGCTGGAAGGACCATTTTTCTTTCCATCTGCTGGTTCACCCCATTCACCTCCAGACCCGCTTTCTCCTCCAGGTCCATTGCCCCACCCATGAGAAGTTTTGGGCACCTCAGTCCAGCCCTGTGGTTTGGCTTTAGCGTGGCTGTCTTCCCATGTAGGAGACTTCTCCTCTGAACCCCAAGTCTGACCACTTTTCTGCAAGTTACCACCTGGACCTCCAGCTGGGGTACTGCCCCAAGTTCCCGGACCACTGGAAGGTTTCTTGTTGCTGGTAGGATCTGCCCAACCAGAGTTAGCTTGGTGTGATGGCATGACTGTGCCCCATGCAGGTGCAGCTCCAGCACTGGGGCAGGGGCCCTCATTCTTCCCCAGAGTCAGGTCTGGATGTAGTGCCAGAGTTTGGGTTGGCACCGCCAGAAGTTGGTGTTGGTCCTACATTGGCTGTATTTGAGGACGAGCCCCAGGCTTCAGTTCCAATGTCATTCTTACAGTTGGAGCGTGCAGCTTCTTCAGTCTCCCAAGCGGTGTGCTGGCGCACTGGTGTTTGTCCCCAACCTGTGTTACACAGAACCCGAGGGTCCATATCCTGGGCAGGTAAAATAGGGGGAGTCTCATCTCTCGATGAGCGGACCCTCATGCGAGGATGACATTCCATGCTGTCACTGCTTCCCTCGCTGGCTGGGGCATTGGCCCCACGGACCCAAGAGCTGGACTGCTGCTCTTGGGTGGGAGAGCCTGAGGAATCCCATCCTTTGGCCTCACTGTTGGAATGCTTACCCCAGTCTCCAGTAGAGGCAGCTTGTCCCCATCCAGAAGTGCCCGAGGCCCCTCCTTGTCCCCAGCTGGTCCCTGAGTCCCAACCAGAGTCTTTTGAGCCACCACCAGACTTGGCATCTCCATTACCCCAAACAGGTTCTTCATCCCCGTTGACTTGCGAGGCTCCACCTGGATTTTGAACAAATGAGCTCATGCCTGCAGGTCCAACCCCCCAGTTAGGCAGGCTATGGCCAGGGCTTCTGGGCTCTTGCTTAGTGTGATTTGGTCCATCAGTGTTAAGGTTCTGAGGTTCGGAGCTGAAAGACACATTCGTGGATGGGGTGGAGTGTGGCTCTGAGGAGTCACTGGGCACAATGCTACCCCATGTGGTGCTGCCATTGCCACTGCCACCATTACCTGCAGAATTTCCATTGGCACCACCTATACTGCCACTGCTGCTAGGGCCCTGACTGGGCAGAGTGCCCGGAGGGCTACAGAGATTAGGAGGAGGAGGGTTGCTTCCTCCAGAGCTGCCGCCACCCATGCCGGTCCCTTCATGTCCCAGAACTGGCCAGGCAGAGGGGTTGGCGTTGGGATTTAAGTTCAAGTTAAAGTTAGAGGAGCCCCAACCCCTGGCTCCCACTGATGTGCTGGAGACTTCATTCTTCCCTTCTCCTCCACTGGCAGGAGACGGGCCAGAGCCCCAGCCTCTGCTGGCCCCACCCTGACTAGAGAGTAGACCTCCTGAGTGGCTGGCATTGGCTTTGCTGGGGTGATTGGTGGAGAAATGGCCTTGCTGGCCAGCTCCTGTGGCCATGCTCATGCTGCTGATGTCACTGATACTTTCAGTGTCCAAGGGGCATCCTGCAGGGGCGTGGCTTTCTTTGCATGAAATGGAAGGCCACGCCTCCGTATCGCGCTCGTCAATAATCAGTGGATCCCAGCCGCTGCAGCTGTTGGTAGAGGCTGTAGTGGCACTGCGATTGGGGGATATATTCTCATACTGGGCTGCCAGGCCACTCTGTGGGGGCAgctctacagaaaaaaaagaaaaaggcagaTAAACTATTAACACAATGTGCATATGAcctatattaatatttattcactCATATGACCACTGAAAACTTTTAGTTATGATAAAATACAtatgtataaatgcaattagcaatattgcaaaaatgtttaattaggattacaaaaaaatttaagaaaacaattacatttgtacaaatatatgaatatgcaagaagatttacatttcacttgtaaaaaacaaaaatgtaattaatctaaATGGCCATTAACTGCAAGATCTGGATAGATTGAGCAAAAAGAATTCTTGGCTTGCTTTAAGAAAAATGATGCTTTACATCAACATGATATCTATAGTCACACAGtcgtaaatgaaaaaatataataaaaatgtagcattgtgTTGGTTCACATGTATATGCTAGCCTGGAGTCATTATTTTTCCACTGCTGTCATTGCAAAGCCTAGTTTCTCCCAACCACAACCATCTCCCTCTGCTGGACTGACAGAATACGATCAGAGACTTTGCTTTCAAAgaaatatgttcattttaaatatgacacACTGATAACAACACTGAAAGCAGAGCAAATGCCCACATATGGATACCAGGATCCTGTTGTGTTAATTAGTTGGCAATGTAGCCCAGCCTCTTGGCACTCACTCAactctgttgtttttgtgtggCTTTACATGCGCAGGCACAGCTCAGTCTGTGTCAGATCTGCGCAAAGCGGCAGTGCCTGTGCACACCAGGCTTTCTGTCACCAAGCACAGAAAAAAGCACTTTCAAccaaagacaagaaaaaagcAGTCTGTGAAAAACAGGATAGTCTCTTTCTAACACAAACGCTGTCCTTCTGTAGAGTCACTGCGTAGTAAAGGACGCCATTTTATCAAATCTGAACTGAAGCCAAAAAAGCTTAGAGCTGCCGTCAACATCTTACAGTGTCTCGCTGAAGAAAGCTTATCAGATGAGCGCAGCAAACCTCTGCCCTGCATTAATCTCTAACATGCAATGCAATAGCTTTAGGGATTTGCGTTTTATTTGCAGTTATATGAATGCTACGCTTCCAGATCAAACAGCAGCAGTACAGCAGAGAGCAAAGCAAGGGAAAAGCCTGTTATCAGCGCGTGGAGGATCGTACTATGAGGTTGGAGGGGGTGGGGTCGCAGAGAAGTGGAAAAGTACCTGAAGAGAGATGTCGCCCGACCATCCTGAGAGAAGCACTAGGCTGCGTGCAGAGCGCTGGCCATCCCTGTTACAATATGTCTGCTGCTCGCGAGGCTTCTGAGGCTCATATTTGAAATGCTGCCAAAGAGCTGCAGCTCAGTACGCGAGCGACCGCCCCGTTCGTCCCACACGGCTTCGGCAGGATCCGATCTCTGTTCCCTCACCCGGGCTTTATTTATATCTACCTCTATTCCTGATTCGGAGAGGAGACTCTCTCGTGAGGGAGGGGAAACAGGGTTGCATGGGAGTTGAAGGTTAAAGCCAAGAGCATTCCGTTGTGCCATTAGGagggaggaaaaacaaaacaaaacaaaaaaagagggaTTCCTTTTCTTGTGTGCCCCTCTTCTCTTTCATGCTTTCAAACTGTCACAAAACATTTAGCAGAGACCATTCAAGCTGCAATTAGCACCGCTGCTCACAATAGAGCGAGCTGAATAGATGCACAAAAGCAAGCCAGCCTTAGAGCATAGGCTGCACTGCAAGGCTGATTTTAAGGATACAGTTTTcttataatattaaaagtacAGTGGGTGTGTGAAGTTAAAGCTCCACATACCAGAGGTGTGGTCCCAAGTTTAGAGGAAAACAACACTTcaatggttgaatgggaaacaGGATAAACACACCAAATGAGGCTCACATGGAGGCGGGCAGGTGGCCAAGGGCTAAATATCTGTGCAGTGTGCCCGTGCTTTAATGAtgcagaggagagagaaagacgaCCGGAAAGCATGCATGCTGGGAGAAAAGAAGGGATGGCTCCAGTACTGGAGAGATAGAAACACCGAAAATGAGATGAACACTTACAAAAGCACACTAGCTCTTGGCATCAAGGAAGGCATTGTTTACAAATGATCCCAGCGCCTCCCATACACACAATACACCAAAGTCCAAAGAGAACAGACTCTTATTATACTCTAACTCAAAGCCAGCTTCTTCCAGCCAAATATGCAATGATGTAATCAAAGCCTCATTATTGATTATACTCTTGCCTGCAGATAGCACTATTATGAAAACCTCCAACTAAAGTAAATCTAAATGCTGGCTTTGGGTTTCTCAACCTAAACAGTTATTGGTTAGTTTCATTTGTGTCTTTCTGTAGTACTGAGGCTGATGATACATGGCGCAAATCTTTTTGAGGAATGTTTGGAAACCGCTAAGAACGGATAACACATTTCTATCTGGATAATTTAGATTGGTTGTGAGCTGTGTGCCTCACCTGGTTGCCCATTGACAGCAACACTGCTCAAGAAGTTGCCCCGTGTCTCATCAGAGTGCTGTACAGGCAGCACAAAAGAGTTTACCATCCCAAAAAAACAGTCCAGACAAATGCTGGACCAACTTTTACATAGTGAATACTGAGCACTACAAACATCAAAGAACACAGCGACACCAACTATAATCAGATTTCCATCTAAAACAGCAGAACGTGCttggaaacaaagaaaaacatactTCACAatcattgggttttttttttatcttgtgagaaataaaattaaagttgtaattacaaataaagtCTGAGCCTCATGTTAGCTGTACTAATCTCAAtgtcaaataaacacaatgttATGAGTGTaacattacatatacatatatacacacacacacacatatatatatatatatatatatatacatatatatatatacacatatacatatatacatatatatacatatacatacatatatatatatatatatatacacatatatatacatatatatacatatcatatACATGCAGTGATTCAGGACAAGCTAAAAACATGGTTTGAAAAATGGATTTAtggtgtacttttttttttttttttttatatatatatatatatatatatatatatatatatatatatatacacatatacatatacatatatatatatatatacatatacagacgtggacaaaattgttggtaccctttggtcaatgaaagaaaaactcacaatggtcacagaaataactttaatctgacaaaagtaataataaataaaattctataaatgttaaccaatgaaagtcagacattgtttttcaaccatgcttcaacagaattattaaaaaaataaactcatgaaacagacctggacaaaaatgatggtaccctaacttaatattttgttgcgcaacctttgaggcaatcactgcaatcaaacgcttcctgtaactgtcaatgagacttcttcacctctcagcaggtattttggcccactcctcatgagcaaactgctccagttgtgtccggtttgaagggtgccttttccagactgcatgtttcagctccttccaaagatgctcaataggattgaggtcagggctcatagaaggccactttacaa carries:
- the tnrc6c1 gene encoding LOW QUALITY PROTEIN: trinucleotide repeat-containing gene 6C protein (The sequence of the model RefSeq protein was modified relative to this genomic sequence to represent the inferred CDS: inserted 4 bases in 2 codons), which gives rise to MEEKKKKKQEEKKKKEAAQKKAAEQKTKVPDSAKPSPTPPXPTNPSTATNPSVPSASSSTGGNGKRAPPGNQQQQPAAPRYPPREVPPRFRQHEHKQLLKRGQPLPAGSTALAQPVSANPTPQPFSCQTHPELPPQSGLAAQYENISPNRSATTASTNSCSGWDPLIIDERDTEAWPSISCKESHAPAGCPLDTESISDISSMSMATGAGQQGHFSTNHPSKANASHSGGLLSSQGGASRGWGSGPSPASGGEGKNEVSSTSVGARGWGSSNFNLNLNPNANPSAWPVLGHEGTGMGGGSSGGSNPPPPNLCSPPGTLPSQGPSSSGSIGGANGNSAGNGGSGNGSTTWGSIVPSDSSEPHSTPSTNVSFSSEPQNLNTDGPNHTKQEPRSPGHSLPNWGVGPAGMSSFVQNPGGASQVNGDEEPVWGNGDAKSGGGSKDSGWDSGTSWGQGGASGTSGWGQAASTGDWGKHSNSEAKGWDSSGSPTQEQQSSSWVRGANAPASEGSSDSMECHPRMRVRSSRDETPPILPAQDMDPRVLCNTGWGQTPVRQHTAWETEEAARSNCKNDIGTEAWGSSSNTANVGPTPTSGGANPNSGTTSRPDSXGKNEGPCPSAGAAPAWGTVMPSHQANSGWADPTSNKKPSSGPGTWGSTPAGGPGGNLQKSGQTWGSEEKSPTWEDSHAKAKPQGWTEVPKTSHGWGNGPGGESGSGGEWGEPADGKKNGPSSSTWEGEGTGWNESSRGWGKPASGGNWGDAQHSSVPSQGWNNKPQEGTNGNSGSGSMGSWGGPNSVKQSGSGWGGGNGGGAKHDHTGEPTGWEEPSPHSIRRKMEIDDGTSAWGDPSSYKKAVNLWDKNNPGMQGKPGPGNANNVPNNHHHPHHNQPPMQTHSHGGPNSNNNHISPDNAGPHQTGPPHNRTNLMNPGWGEMTNVHSKTEPSWGEAAAPPASVDNGTSAWGKPPGGCGSWGDNGPEVYGRGSGPPGPAPCKPAPKSMQDGWGGGEDMGLSAGQWEQDEGDMWNSTASQESNSSCSSWGNPPKKGPPKGKVPNKQDDTWIMNRLIKQLTDMGFPRDPAEEALKSNNMNLDQAMSALLEKKTELDKRGMGISDYNNGLVNKPMGCRPSVISKESSSDRPPFLDKDTGLADDAQTSPFMPSPSLKLPLGSAALPGQSLGVAMQNLNNRQMQSGVFGSSGAAQARALQQQPPPQPSVPPLNSSQPSLRAQVPQFFSPQVQAQLLQFAAKNIGLNPALLTSPINPQHMTLLNQLYQLQLAYQRLQIQQQMLQAQRSVSGPIRQQEQQVARTINNMQQQIQQHQRQLAQALLMKQQQQQPPASHPGLHPNAGKSALDTFPAHPQASSLSVSDLQTKEPQSSPNSFSPYPISGLNPNMNVNCMEVGGLSIKDSPQPQSRLSQWTHPNSMENLSGNSSPMEANFSKHGAISAGPGLGPQSKPPLDDSYSPYNLIPSSETPASPLAPHDSWGQGKNTNDKISNGTNVNWPPEFCPGVPWKGLQNIDPETDPNVTPGSVPSGPTINTNIQDVNRYLLRDRSGGKLSDMKSTWSSGPISHTQASLSHELWKVPQGPRNTTAPTRPPPGLTNTKPSSTWGGNTLGLVAGWSSSYSSGTTWSTDSSSRSTSWLVLRNLTPQIDGSTLRTLCMQHGPLITFHLNLTQGNAVVRYSSKEEAAKAQKSLHMCVLGNTTILAEFAGEEEVNRFFAQGQSLTPTTSWQANPGTNQTRLGGGGTAATHPIGHWNSSSLGGGGGAGGTVSGGKASNELLWGGVPQYSSLWGPPSAEDGRVVGSPTPINTLLPGDLLSGESM